A window of Streptomyces armeniacus contains these coding sequences:
- a CDS encoding IclR family transcriptional regulator: MVQAVQRAARILRELATSGPRLGVTELADRMGVAKPTAHALLRTLEAEGLVVQDRESAKYQLGPDLVLLGNAYLDTQELRTRSVTWADLLATQSGEAVWVAVLNGDHMLVVHHAFRPEGAVQILEVGASIPWSTCALGKAVVAFAPEEERERLLSAALAVLTGASITDAGALGEQLDQARRLGYAVEDQESALGDAGIAAPVFDRSGGVAGAIGVVGPVERLLADPAGQGARQEPRQELAVAVRETARSLSRDLGAPRGTARRAGA; the protein is encoded by the coding sequence ATGGTGCAGGCGGTGCAGCGGGCGGCGCGGATCCTGCGGGAGCTGGCGACGAGCGGTCCCCGCCTGGGCGTGACCGAGCTGGCCGACCGCATGGGCGTCGCCAAGCCGACCGCGCACGCGCTGCTGCGCACCCTGGAGGCCGAGGGCCTGGTCGTACAGGACAGGGAGAGCGCGAAGTACCAGCTCGGACCGGACCTGGTGCTGCTGGGGAACGCGTACCTGGACACGCAGGAGCTGCGCACCCGTTCGGTCACCTGGGCCGACCTGCTCGCCACCCAGTCCGGCGAGGCGGTGTGGGTCGCGGTGCTCAACGGCGACCACATGCTGGTCGTGCACCACGCGTTCCGGCCGGAGGGCGCCGTGCAGATCCTCGAGGTGGGCGCGAGCATCCCGTGGAGCACGTGCGCGCTGGGCAAGGCGGTGGTGGCGTTCGCGCCGGAGGAGGAGCGGGAGCGGCTGCTGTCGGCGGCGCTCGCCGTGCTGACCGGCGCCAGCATCACCGACGCCGGCGCGCTCGGCGAGCAGCTCGACCAGGCCAGACGGCTGGGGTACGCGGTGGAGGACCAGGAGTCCGCGCTCGGCGACGCCGGGATCGCGGCGCCCGTGTTCGACCGGTCCGGCGGGGTGGCCGGCGCGATCGGCGTGGTGGGCCCGGTGGAGCGGCTGCTGGCGGACCCGGCGGGGCAGGGGGCCCGGCAGGAGCCGCGGCAGGAACTCGCCGTCGCCGTACGGGAG